The proteins below are encoded in one region of Fibrella aestuarina BUZ 2:
- a CDS encoding adenylosuccinate synthase, which yields MIDVLLGLQWGDEGKGKIVDVLAPQYQVVARFQGGPNAGHTLEFDGIKHVLHQIPSGIFRAEALNIIGNGVVLDPIVFRKEIDGLAKFNLALTQNLIISKKASIIIPTHRLLDAAYEQAKGAAKIGSTLRGIGPTYQDKVARQGLRVGDVLSPNFRTKYDTLVAAHKTILDWHNFDYASVLPAAEDDFFSAVEFLKTFTLTDSEYEVNQALQNGQKVLAEGAQGSLLDIDFGSYPFVTSSNTMTAGACTGLGVAPRQIGEVFGIFKAYCTRVGSGPFPTELHEEIGERMRQEGREFGATTGRPRRCGWLDLPALKYAIMLNGVTQLVMMKVDVLNIFDTIRVCTHYQLPDGTLTEKLPYDLCDTEVTPIYKDFPGWQTSLDGIHTFDAMPAELANYVSYLENELNLPITFVSTGPDREALVHREAVGV from the coding sequence ATGATAGACGTTTTGTTAGGCCTCCAGTGGGGCGACGAGGGAAAAGGTAAGATCGTGGACGTTTTGGCGCCACAGTACCAGGTGGTAGCGCGTTTTCAGGGCGGCCCCAACGCCGGGCATACGCTCGAATTCGACGGTATCAAGCACGTGTTGCACCAGATACCGTCGGGTATTTTCCGGGCCGAAGCGCTCAATATTATCGGGAACGGGGTCGTGCTCGATCCAATCGTGTTTCGGAAGGAAATCGACGGGCTGGCGAAGTTCAACCTCGCGCTCACCCAAAACCTGATCATCTCGAAAAAAGCGTCGATCATCATTCCTACGCACCGGTTGCTCGATGCGGCTTATGAGCAGGCGAAAGGTGCGGCCAAAATTGGCTCGACGCTGCGCGGCATTGGCCCCACCTACCAGGACAAAGTAGCCCGGCAGGGGTTGCGCGTGGGTGATGTGCTGTCGCCCAATTTCCGGACGAAGTACGATACGCTCGTAGCCGCTCACAAAACGATTCTGGACTGGCACAATTTCGATTATGCCTCGGTTCTACCGGCGGCAGAAGACGACTTTTTCTCGGCCGTCGAGTTCCTGAAAACCTTTACCCTCACCGACAGCGAATACGAAGTCAACCAGGCTTTGCAGAACGGACAGAAAGTACTGGCTGAAGGAGCGCAGGGGTCGCTGCTCGACATCGACTTTGGCTCTTATCCGTTCGTGACGTCATCCAACACCATGACGGCTGGTGCCTGCACCGGGCTGGGCGTGGCGCCCCGGCAGATCGGTGAGGTATTCGGGATCTTCAAAGCCTATTGCACCCGCGTGGGCAGCGGCCCCTTCCCCACCGAACTGCACGAGGAAATCGGCGAGCGGATGCGGCAGGAAGGGCGCGAATTTGGGGCAACCACGGGGCGCCCGCGGCGGTGTGGCTGGCTCGATCTGCCTGCTCTGAAATACGCCATCATGCTGAACGGCGTTACGCAGCTGGTGATGATGAAAGTAGACGTGCTGAACATCTTCGACACGATCCGCGTCTGCACGCACTACCAACTGCCCGATGGTACGCTGACCGAGAAACTACCCTACGACCTGTGTGACACCGAGGTAACGCCCATTTACAAGGACTTCCCCGGCTGGCAAACGTCGCTCGACGGTATTCATACCTTCGACGCGATGCCTGCCGAACTGGCCAACTACGTCAGCTACCTCGAAAACGAACTGAATCTGCCCATCACGTTCGTGTCAACTGGCCCTGACCGCGAAGCCCTGGTGCACCGCGAAGCCGTAGGCGTATAG
- a CDS encoding helix-turn-helix domain-containing protein: protein MPSAIPVYNLRSFPRHQSSELFYMTRLEKLVSEFKNIDQSHSHTFYLVMWINQGGGTHTIDFKTYPIRPHQLYFLTPGQVHSWQLDTNTTGFNLFFEPNFFRSQWGNRLHQYPFYHSHQHLPLLEVTQAEDRFNTLFSYAYQEYSEQQPNRADVFLSFLHLILESANRLYDQQLPGANSPYYDRIRQFEELLETQFIQVRTIGAYADQLGLTPNHLNHICQKVLGKKASQLLHERILIEAQRLLTHTTKSVQEVGFQLGFDDPSYFVRFFRKYAGCTPADFRHQQAVSEHR from the coding sequence ATGCCATCCGCCATCCCTGTCTATAATCTACGCTCCTTTCCCCGCCATCAGTCCAGCGAGCTTTTTTACATGACTCGGCTGGAAAAACTGGTCAGCGAGTTCAAAAACATCGATCAGTCGCATTCGCACACTTTTTATCTGGTCATGTGGATTAATCAGGGCGGCGGCACCCACACCATCGATTTTAAAACCTATCCCATTCGGCCACATCAGCTTTATTTTTTGACGCCGGGACAGGTGCATAGCTGGCAGCTCGACACCAACACGACCGGGTTCAACCTGTTTTTCGAGCCTAACTTTTTTCGTAGCCAATGGGGCAACCGGCTTCACCAATACCCCTTCTACCATTCCCATCAACACCTGCCCTTGCTAGAAGTAACGCAGGCCGAAGACCGGTTCAACACGTTATTTTCCTACGCGTATCAGGAATATAGCGAGCAGCAACCGAATCGGGCCGATGTGTTTTTATCGTTTCTGCACCTCATCCTCGAATCGGCCAACCGCCTCTACGATCAGCAGCTACCCGGTGCCAACTCGCCTTATTACGATCGAATTCGCCAGTTTGAGGAGCTACTGGAAACGCAGTTTATTCAGGTACGTACCATCGGTGCCTACGCGGATCAGCTGGGGCTCACGCCCAACCACCTCAATCACATCTGCCAGAAGGTGCTGGGCAAAAAAGCGAGTCAATTGCTGCACGAGCGGATTTTGATTGAGGCTCAGCGGTTGCTGACGCATACGACTAAGTCGGTGCAGGAGGTCGGGTTTCAGCTTGGCTTCGATGATCCGTCGTATTTCGTTCGATTTTTCAGGAAGTATGCCGGCTGCACGCCGGCCGACTTTCGACATCAACAAGCAGTGAGCGAACATCGTTGA
- a CDS encoding glycosyltransferase, producing the protein MFFSVIIPVYNRPDELADLLDSLTRQTVTNFEVLVVEDGSTVKADGVVAAYQDRLQVRYFEKPNTGQGFSRNYGFERANGDYFVVFDSDAVIPPGYFAAVQTYLAHTPLDAYGGPDAASPDFSATQKAISYAMTSVFTTGGIRGKTQNAGGTFIPRSFNMGLSRRVFAETGGFAKRDMGEDMELSTRLLRLGYRVGLIPGAFVYHKRRGTLGAFFRQIIQFGRTRVQLNRQYGIPVKIVHLFPVVFTLGWLSLPLFALLWPALAGLGLGAYGLFAGLVLADATRQERSLRVGVLSVAASFTQLSAYGLGFLGEWIGWYGK; encoded by the coding sequence ATGTTTTTCTCCGTCATCATTCCCGTTTATAACCGCCCCGACGAACTGGCTGACCTGCTGGACAGCCTGACCCGGCAAACCGTGACCAATTTTGAGGTGCTGGTGGTGGAAGATGGGTCGACGGTGAAAGCCGATGGGGTGGTGGCGGCGTATCAGGACCGGCTTCAGGTACGTTACTTCGAAAAACCCAACACGGGGCAGGGCTTCTCCCGCAACTATGGATTTGAGCGGGCCAATGGCGATTATTTCGTCGTGTTCGACTCCGACGCCGTGATCCCACCGGGGTACTTTGCCGCCGTGCAAACGTACCTGGCACATACGCCACTCGATGCCTACGGCGGCCCCGACGCGGCGAGTCCGGATTTTTCGGCCACCCAGAAAGCCATCAGCTACGCCATGACGTCGGTGTTCACCACGGGTGGTATTCGCGGAAAAACTCAGAATGCGGGCGGGACGTTTATACCCCGCTCGTTCAACATGGGCCTGTCGCGGCGGGTGTTTGCCGAAACAGGCGGATTTGCCAAGCGCGACATGGGGGAGGACATGGAACTGAGCACGCGCCTGCTCCGGCTCGGCTACCGCGTGGGCCTCATTCCCGGCGCTTTTGTGTACCACAAACGACGGGGTACGTTAGGGGCTTTTTTTCGGCAGATTATTCAGTTTGGTCGCACGCGGGTGCAGCTTAACCGGCAATATGGCATTCCGGTCAAAATCGTGCACCTCTTTCCGGTGGTATTTACGCTGGGCTGGCTAAGTTTACCGCTGTTTGCACTACTGTGGCCTGCGTTGGCCGGTTTAGGGCTGGGTGCGTACGGGCTATTTGCCGGTCTGGTGCTGGCCGACGCTACCCGACAGGAACGAAGCCTACGCGTGGGGGTGCTCAGCGTGGCGGCGTCGTTCACGCAGTTATCAGCCTACGGACTGGGTTTTTTGGGGGAATGGATAGGCTGGTATGGTAAATGA
- a CDS encoding ClpP family protease, which produces MQYGDEFRKFAVHHMGLNGLTVDGYVRHTVDNMTRSVIEERPMNFREVDVFSRLMADRIIFMGMGVDDNIANIIVAQLLFLESADPRKDILMYINSPGGSVYAGLGIYDTMQYVRPDVATVCTSLAASMGAVLLAGGAAGKRSALPHARVMIHQPSGGAQGQSVDIEITAREIVKLREELYQILADHSGKTIEQIEKDSDRDKWMRAEEAKEYGLIDEVLRRERTLG; this is translated from the coding sequence ATGCAGTACGGAGACGAATTTCGCAAATTTGCCGTCCACCACATGGGTCTCAATGGCCTGACGGTTGATGGCTATGTACGACACACAGTCGATAACATGACGCGGTCCGTGATTGAAGAACGGCCGATGAACTTCCGGGAGGTCGACGTGTTTTCGCGGCTGATGGCCGATCGGATCATCTTCATGGGGATGGGCGTCGATGACAACATTGCCAACATCATTGTAGCGCAGTTGCTCTTTCTCGAGTCAGCCGATCCGCGCAAGGATATTCTGATGTATATCAATAGCCCCGGTGGCTCGGTGTATGCCGGTCTGGGCATTTACGACACCATGCAGTATGTGCGCCCCGACGTGGCCACGGTCTGCACCAGTCTGGCGGCCTCAATGGGTGCCGTGTTGCTGGCGGGTGGTGCGGCTGGCAAGCGCTCGGCGCTGCCCCACGCCCGGGTGATGATTCACCAGCCGTCGGGTGGCGCGCAGGGCCAGTCGGTCGATATCGAAATTACCGCGCGTGAGATCGTGAAGCTGCGTGAAGAGCTTTACCAGATTCTGGCCGATCACTCAGGCAAAACGATTGAGCAAATCGAGAAAGACTCTGACCGCGACAAGTGGATGCGCGCCGAAGAAGCTAAAGAATACGGCCTAATCGACGAAGTCCTCCGCCGCGAACGGACGCTGGGCTAA
- the tig gene encoding trigger factor has product MDIVLDKTSETNASLIITLKPEDYRPEVDKKLKQYGKQVSLKGFRPGHVPAAVVRKMYGKGILVDEINNLLNKSLSSYIRENKLQVVGDPMPNREEADAIDWDNQDDYKFSYELGLASDFDVDLATLGSVNHYTIEAGDKEVDETIENLRKQFHAHTHADAIAEGDTVYGELKQLTAPEGAEPFETKTALPLNKIAADVLGTFIGKAKGETVTFDMATAFPDEKDRALATGVKKEETGNLTGDFTFTIEDITRHEPAELNQEFFDKVLGVGAVSDETEFRTKVREIMGQNYARESDNLLRRDIEDALLENILISLPDEFLKNWLLTVNEGKFTPEQIEEQYPDFTKSAKLQLIKNKVAEQANIDVNFEEVMDSTRQMVRDQFGFAGDMGDEMKETVDKIARNYLMDEKNNGQNYTTTFNRVFDDKVIDYIKSQLTVVDQTITLDEFRDRANAQ; this is encoded by the coding sequence GTGGATATAGTTCTTGACAAAACCAGCGAAACCAATGCATCGCTGATTATTACGCTTAAGCCCGAAGATTATCGGCCCGAAGTCGATAAGAAACTGAAGCAATATGGTAAGCAGGTGTCGCTGAAGGGGTTCCGCCCCGGTCACGTACCCGCCGCCGTGGTGCGGAAGATGTATGGCAAAGGCATTTTGGTTGACGAGATCAACAACCTCCTGAACAAGAGCCTCTCGAGCTACATCCGCGAGAATAAATTGCAGGTCGTGGGCGACCCCATGCCCAACCGTGAAGAAGCCGACGCGATCGACTGGGATAACCAGGACGACTACAAATTCAGCTACGAGCTGGGGCTGGCGTCAGACTTCGACGTGGATCTGGCGACCTTGGGCAGCGTGAACCACTACACGATTGAGGCGGGCGATAAGGAAGTGGACGAAACGATCGAAAACCTCCGTAAGCAGTTTCACGCGCACACCCACGCCGACGCCATCGCTGAAGGTGACACCGTTTATGGTGAACTGAAGCAGCTGACTGCCCCCGAAGGCGCAGAACCCTTCGAGACTAAAACAGCGCTGCCTCTCAACAAAATCGCGGCCGACGTGCTGGGTACGTTCATCGGCAAAGCCAAAGGCGAAACCGTGACGTTCGACATGGCCACTGCCTTCCCCGATGAGAAAGACCGGGCGCTGGCAACGGGCGTGAAGAAAGAAGAAACCGGCAACCTGACGGGCGACTTCACCTTCACGATCGAAGACATCACCCGCCACGAACCCGCCGAACTGAACCAGGAGTTCTTTGATAAGGTGCTGGGCGTGGGCGCCGTATCCGACGAAACCGAGTTCCGCACGAAAGTGCGCGAGATCATGGGGCAGAACTACGCCCGTGAGTCGGACAACCTGCTGCGCCGCGATATCGAAGACGCGCTGCTTGAGAATATCCTCATCAGCCTGCCCGACGAGTTCCTGAAAAACTGGCTGCTGACGGTCAACGAAGGCAAATTTACGCCGGAGCAGATCGAGGAGCAGTACCCCGATTTCACGAAGTCGGCCAAGCTGCAACTCATCAAGAACAAAGTAGCCGAGCAGGCCAACATCGACGTCAACTTCGAAGAAGTGATGGACTCGACCCGGCAGATGGTGCGCGATCAGTTCGGTTTTGCGGGTGACATGGGCGATGAGATGAAAGAGACCGTCGATAAAATTGCCCGGAACTACCTGATGGACGAAAAGAACAACGGTCAAAACTACACCACCACGTTCAACCGCGTGTTCGACGATAAAGTAATCGACTATATCAAATCACAACTGACGGTGGTTGATCAGACGATCACGCTCGACGAGTTCCGCGACCGCGCCAACGCGCAGTAA
- a CDS encoding RelA/SpoT family protein → MNATAAPVIDLEQERQEILKRYRRLLRAAKPYLKDNDAKLIKKAFNTSAEAHKNMRRRSGEPYIYHPLAVAQIAVEEIGLGTTSIVAALLHDVVEDTDTTIADIERAFGEKVARIIDGLTKISGIFEYGSSQQAENFRKMLLTLSDDVRVILIKLADRLHNMRTLDSMPRDKQLKIASETIYIYAPLAHRLGLNAIKSELEDLYLKYVEPEAYKDVAKKLRETKTSRDRFIGTFIKPIEDDLIASGLPYYIKGRPKSIYSIWNKLSKSKKPFEEIYDLFAVRIILGVPLEQEKAACWRAYSIVTDHYKPNPERLKDWISTPRANGYESLHTTVMSRSGQWVEVQIRTDRMNEIAEKGYAAHWKYKGNDTRTAAGLDSWIGQVREMLETTEKGEKGDKTAAIEFLDDFRSNLYSEEVFVFTPKGELKVLQRGATALDFAFDIHTQIGAKCMAAKVNNVLVPLSHVLQNGDQVEVITSNKQKPNEDWLRFVVTSKAKTKIKDLIKEEKKQYISDGKDLISKRLKILRMEVTNELTNQIRAYFGSKTTSDLYYRFGKGHIDVKELNKFKSDKEAKENRANKLNTDTIQDGKSLGKELKKIHGERSDADMLLIGEDMDKIDYTLAKCCNPIAGDDVFGFVTVTDGIKIHRVSCPNAVELMSNHGNRIIKAKWTSQQELAFLAGLRITGTDRMGLVNDVTRVISNELNINMRSVTIDSQDGIFEGNIKLYVHDTSHLETLMRKLASVDGVFDVVRFD, encoded by the coding sequence ATGAATGCGACCGCTGCTCCCGTAATTGATCTTGAACAGGAACGACAGGAGATCCTGAAACGATACCGCCGATTGCTCCGGGCGGCAAAGCCTTATCTGAAAGATAATGATGCCAAGCTGATCAAGAAGGCGTTTAACACCTCGGCCGAAGCCCACAAAAACATGCGGCGGCGGTCGGGCGAGCCTTACATCTACCACCCGCTGGCGGTGGCGCAGATTGCCGTGGAAGAAATTGGGCTGGGCACCACCTCCATCGTAGCCGCGCTGCTGCACGACGTGGTGGAGGATACCGACACGACGATTGCCGACATCGAACGGGCGTTTGGTGAGAAAGTGGCCCGGATCATCGACGGCCTGACCAAGATTTCGGGCATTTTCGAATATGGCAGCTCGCAGCAGGCTGAGAACTTCCGCAAAATGCTGCTGACGCTCTCCGACGACGTGCGGGTGATTCTGATCAAACTGGCCGACCGACTGCACAACATGCGGACGCTCGACTCGATGCCCCGCGACAAACAGCTCAAGATTGCGTCGGAGACGATTTACATCTATGCCCCGCTGGCGCACCGGCTTGGTCTCAACGCCATCAAGTCGGAGCTGGAAGACCTGTACCTGAAATATGTGGAGCCGGAGGCGTACAAAGACGTCGCCAAGAAACTGCGCGAGACCAAAACCTCGCGGGATCGGTTCATCGGTACGTTCATCAAACCGATTGAAGATGACCTGATTGCGTCGGGCCTCCCCTACTACATCAAAGGGCGCCCCAAATCGATTTATTCAATCTGGAATAAGCTGAGCAAGTCGAAAAAGCCATTTGAAGAAATTTATGACCTGTTTGCGGTACGCATCATTCTGGGTGTGCCGCTGGAGCAGGAAAAGGCCGCCTGCTGGCGGGCGTATTCTATCGTAACGGATCATTATAAGCCCAACCCCGAGCGCCTGAAAGACTGGATCAGCACGCCCCGGGCCAATGGCTATGAGTCGCTGCACACCACGGTCATGAGCCGGTCGGGGCAGTGGGTGGAAGTGCAGATCCGGACCGACCGGATGAACGAGATCGCCGAGAAAGGCTACGCCGCGCACTGGAAGTATAAGGGCAACGACACCCGCACGGCGGCCGGCCTCGACTCGTGGATCGGTCAGGTACGTGAGATGCTCGAAACCACCGAGAAGGGGGAGAAAGGCGATAAAACCGCCGCCATCGAGTTTCTCGATGATTTCCGCAGCAACCTCTACAGCGAAGAGGTGTTCGTGTTTACGCCCAAAGGCGAGTTGAAAGTGCTACAGCGCGGGGCTACGGCCCTCGACTTTGCGTTTGACATCCACACGCAGATCGGCGCCAAATGCATGGCCGCGAAGGTCAACAATGTGCTGGTGCCGCTGAGCCACGTGTTGCAGAACGGCGATCAGGTGGAGGTTATCACCAGCAACAAGCAAAAGCCCAATGAAGACTGGCTGCGCTTTGTGGTGACCTCGAAGGCCAAGACCAAGATCAAAGACCTCATCAAAGAGGAGAAAAAACAATATATCTCCGACGGGAAGGACCTGATCAGCAAACGGTTGAAGATTCTCCGCATGGAGGTCACCAACGAGCTGACTAACCAGATTCGGGCGTATTTCGGCTCGAAAACCACCAGTGACCTGTATTACCGCTTCGGGAAAGGGCACATCGACGTTAAAGAGCTCAACAAGTTCAAGTCGGATAAGGAGGCTAAGGAAAATCGCGCCAACAAGCTCAATACCGATACCATTCAGGATGGCAAATCGCTGGGTAAAGAGCTGAAGAAAATCCATGGTGAACGCTCCGATGCCGACATGCTCCTCATTGGTGAGGACATGGACAAGATCGATTACACGCTGGCCAAATGCTGCAACCCGATCGCGGGCGACGATGTGTTTGGCTTCGTGACGGTCACCGACGGCATCAAGATCCACCGGGTAAGTTGCCCCAACGCGGTCGAGCTGATGTCGAACCACGGCAACCGGATTATCAAAGCCAAGTGGACCTCGCAACAGGAACTGGCGTTTCTGGCGGGCCTGCGCATCACCGGCACCGACCGGATGGGCCTGGTCAATGACGTAACGCGGGTGATCAGCAATGAGTTGAACATCAATATGCGCTCGGTAACCATTGATTCGCAGGATGGCATTTTTGAGGGCAATATCAAGTTATACGTGCATGACACCAGCCACCTGGAAACGCTGATGCGGAAGCTTGCTTCCGTCGATGGCGTCTTCGACGTGGTGCGGTTTGACTAA
- a CDS encoding glycoside hydrolase family 76 protein, whose translation MDFLREGQFVPWAALPGVSTAFCPNTMALRFGFLTCLLLTLPGWAWAQPNPTPADADRAYAAFDQAFYNPDAKLYYGTTQREGVAAIWTQAIYWDMAMDVYERTQDPAQRQRITDVYEGNGRQYAQYDWTNHKVWFIYDDMMWWVMAFARAHKLTRNPTYLQRAISGFNHVWEGSYDPVDGGMFWDFKHSGKNACINYPTVIAALRLYDLTNDTTYLGKAKRVYAWARANLFEPMSGRVADHKIGKGRPGYEDYTYNQGTCIGAATGLYAITHDETYLIDAKLAADYTRDRMSRNGILPAEGDFNEQGVLKAIFAQYMVPLATTYGQRHYLPWLRQNAHLGWQNRDRSRDLTHRDYQAPCPTGPIQSYEASSVVMLMQLLSAKAGN comes from the coding sequence ATGGATTTCCTGCGCGAGGGGCAATTTGTGCCGTGGGCTGCTTTACCAGGCGTATCGACCGCTTTTTGCCCCAACACGATGGCACTTCGCTTTGGCTTCCTTACCTGCCTGCTGCTTACCCTGCCCGGCTGGGCGTGGGCACAGCCCAACCCCACTCCGGCCGACGCAGACCGGGCCTATGCGGCGTTCGACCAGGCTTTTTATAACCCCGACGCCAAGCTCTATTACGGCACCACCCAACGCGAGGGCGTAGCGGCCATCTGGACGCAGGCCATCTATTGGGATATGGCCATGGACGTTTATGAACGCACCCAGGACCCGGCGCAACGCCAACGCATCACCGATGTATACGAAGGCAACGGCAGGCAGTATGCCCAGTACGACTGGACGAACCACAAGGTCTGGTTTATCTACGACGACATGATGTGGTGGGTGATGGCCTTTGCCCGCGCTCACAAACTAACCCGCAACCCAACGTACCTGCAACGGGCCATTTCGGGGTTCAACCACGTTTGGGAGGGCTCATATGACCCGGTCGACGGGGGCATGTTCTGGGATTTCAAGCATAGCGGCAAAAACGCCTGCATCAATTACCCCACCGTCATTGCTGCCCTGCGCCTGTATGACCTGACGAACGACACCACGTACCTGGGCAAGGCTAAACGCGTCTACGCCTGGGCGCGGGCCAACCTGTTTGAGCCGATGAGCGGGCGTGTGGCCGACCACAAAATCGGGAAGGGCCGACCCGGCTACGAAGATTACACCTACAACCAGGGCACCTGCATCGGGGCCGCTACCGGGCTTTACGCCATCACCCACGACGAGACGTACCTGATCGACGCCAAACTGGCTGCCGACTACACCCGCGATCGTATGAGCCGCAACGGCATCTTACCGGCCGAGGGCGATTTCAACGAACAGGGCGTGCTGAAAGCTATTTTTGCCCAATACATGGTGCCCCTGGCTACCACTTACGGGCAGCGGCACTACCTGCCCTGGCTCAGGCAGAATGCACATCTGGGCTGGCAAAACCGCGATCGATCCCGCGACCTGACCCACCGCGATTACCAGGCGCCCTGCCCAACGGGGCCAATCCAATCTTACGAAGCGAGTAGTGTGGTGATGCTAATGCAGCTGTTGAGTGCAAAAGCAGGTAATTGA
- a CDS encoding helix-turn-helix domain-containing protein: MKPLNAPTPAGERIRLARLQRGLSQENMADLLNLSTTAYGDIERGKTELTLSRLGQIAQVLGTSVVALISDEPVALEPTVLAPNEVEQLRNTVEKQEVEIEKLRLEVDHYKRRYDERLALELLRAVTSQQPERERIGF, translated from the coding sequence ATGAAGCCCCTCAACGCTCCCACCCCTGCCGGCGAACGCATCCGGCTCGCCCGTCTGCAACGCGGTCTGTCGCAGGAGAACATGGCCGACTTGCTCAATCTGTCCACCACGGCCTACGGCGACATTGAGCGCGGCAAAACCGAACTGACCCTCAGTCGGCTAGGCCAGATCGCCCAGGTGCTGGGTACGTCGGTGGTGGCCCTGATCAGCGACGAACCAGTGGCCCTGGAGCCCACCGTGCTGGCCCCCAACGAAGTAGAACAACTCCGCAATACGGTTGAGAAGCAGGAGGTCGAGATCGAGAAGCTCCGGCTGGAGGTCGATCATTACAAACGCCGCTACGACGAGCGCCTCGCCCTCGAACTGCTGCGGGCTGTAACGAGCCAGCAACCTGAGCGCGAGCGCATTGGCTTTTAA
- a CDS encoding Fur family transcriptional regulator, translating into MPAPNQANIESAKTILRAYLENKGLRKTPERFAILEEIYNREDHFDVDELYVSMKNKNYSVSRATVYNTLDVLVDCDLVTKHQFGKNLAQYEKSYGYRQHDHLICTDCHKVMEFCDPRVQNIQNMVGDMLKFDVMHHSLIFYGACRRDPCENRDEAARNKDRQGEPATQAEV; encoded by the coding sequence ATGCCAGCACCCAATCAAGCAAATATTGAATCGGCGAAGACGATTTTGCGCGCTTACCTCGAAAACAAGGGGCTACGCAAGACGCCGGAACGCTTTGCCATTCTGGAAGAGATTTACAACCGCGAAGATCATTTCGACGTCGACGAGCTGTATGTCTCGATGAAAAACAAAAACTACAGCGTCAGCCGGGCGACGGTCTACAATACACTCGACGTGCTGGTAGACTGCGACCTGGTTACGAAGCATCAGTTTGGTAAGAACCTGGCCCAGTACGAGAAATCGTATGGCTACCGGCAGCACGACCACCTGATTTGTACGGATTGCCACAAGGTGATGGAGTTTTGCGACCCGCGCGTGCAGAACATCCAGAATATGGTGGGCGACATGCTCAAGTTCGATGTCATGCACCACTCGCTGATCTTCTACGGAGCCTGCCGCCGCGACCCCTGCGAAAACCGGGACGAAGCTGCCCGCAACAAAGACCGGCAGGGTGAACCGGCTACGCAGGCTGAGGTATAA
- a CDS encoding HpcH/HpaI aldolase family protein: protein MRENATKTKLLNGQAVLGVISNSSDPTIAEICGFSGLDYYLIDGEHSTITTAQVQEIVRACEVSGITPLARIRSNDPKLVLQYLDAGVMGIVMPGVKTADDLDALIAAVKYPPFGQRNLGPVRVAEYLQGSVSQGDYVQYANEQTLVMPQLEDQEAVANLDELLTVEGVDGFLISPRDLAMSMGYYDGPGHDEVKKTIAGVVEKIKAAGKVVGTTVANGDQARALIDRGVLFCLNSVAGMLKNATNDFLKK, encoded by the coding sequence ATGCGAGAAAACGCAACCAAAACGAAATTGCTCAATGGCCAAGCGGTGCTTGGCGTTATTTCTAACAGCTCGGACCCGACCATCGCCGAAATCTGCGGCTTCTCTGGCTTAGATTATTACCTCATCGACGGCGAACACAGCACCATCACCACGGCGCAGGTGCAGGAGATTGTGCGGGCCTGTGAGGTGAGCGGCATCACGCCGCTGGCCCGGATCCGCAGCAACGATCCCAAGCTGGTGTTGCAGTACCTCGACGCGGGCGTGATGGGTATCGTGATGCCGGGCGTTAAAACCGCTGATGATCTGGACGCGCTGATTGCGGCGGTCAAATACCCCCCGTTTGGCCAGCGTAATCTGGGGCCGGTGCGGGTTGCCGAGTACTTGCAGGGGAGCGTCAGTCAGGGCGATTATGTGCAGTATGCCAATGAGCAAACGCTGGTGATGCCGCAACTGGAAGATCAGGAAGCGGTTGCCAATCTCGACGAACTGCTGACCGTCGAAGGCGTCGATGGGTTTTTGATCAGCCCCCGCGACTTGGCCATGAGCATGGGCTATTACGACGGCCCCGGCCACGACGAGGTGAAGAAAACCATCGCTGGCGTTGTGGAGAAGATCAAAGCGGCGGGTAAGGTGGTCGGTACCACGGTGGCCAACGGCGATCAGGCGAGGGCGCTTATCGACCGGGGCGTCTTGTTCTGCCTCAACTCGGTAGCCGGTATGCTCAAAAACGCCACCAACGACTTTCTGAAAAAGTAA